In Gilliamella sp. B3022, the sequence TTGAGTCTTTGAAAAAAGTGAACCCTGTTATTGATGATATCTATCTTGATGAACAAGAGATAGAAGAAATACCTCAACATTCTACTGTTGAAGTAGAGCAGGTAAAAGAAGAAAAAGAGAAAAAAAATGACAATGAGAACGAGAAAGAAGAGGAAAGTTTAATTCACCCTCTATTAAGGCGTGACAATAAGCCTTTGCCAAAACCAACAACACCTTTACCATCGTTGAATTTACTGACAGCACCACCAACAACACGAATTGAAATCGATCATTCAGCGTTAAACGCAACGGCCAATCTTCTGGAAAAAAGTTTATCTGATTATCGAGTTAAAGCAAAAGTCGTTGACTATTTACCTGGACCTGTTATTACTCGCTTTGAAATTGAACTTGCACCAGGCATTAAAGCTGCACGCATTTCAACATTAGATCGTGATTTAGCCCGTTCATTATCCATGCCATCTGTACGTGTGGTAGAAGTGATTCCCGGCAAACCGTATGTAGGAATTGAATTACCAAATAAAAATCGCCAAACCGTCTATTTTAGAGATGTACTTGATAGCCCTCAATTTAGAAATGCACAATCACCGCTCACTGTTGTACTCGGTAAAGATATAGCAGGACAATCTGTAGTTGCAGATTTAGCCAAAATGCCTCATCTTCTTGTAGCAGGGACAACGGGATCAGGTAAATCGGTTGGTGTTAATGCGATGATCTTAAGCATTTTATATAAATCGAAACCTGAAGATGTAAGATTTATAATGATCGATCCAAAAATGCTTGAGTTATCCATTTATGAAGGCATTCCACACTTATTAACCCAAGTCGTTACGGATATGAAAGATGCCGCTAATGCACTGAATTGGTGTGTTAACGAAATGGAACGCCGTTATCGTCTTATGGCAGCTTTAGGCGTACGTAATATTGCAGGTTATAACGACAAAATTAAGCAAGCCGAAAATATGGGTAGACCGATTCCAGATCCCCTTTGGAAACCAACTGACAGTATGGATCTTGAAATGCCAACGCTGGAAAAACTGCCTTACATTGTCGTTATGGTCGATGAATTTGCTGATCTTATTATGGCTGTTGGCAAAAAAGTGGAAGAGTTAATCGCCAGACTAGCACAAAAAGCAAGAGCCGCAGGCATTCATCTTGTGTTAGCCACCCAGCGCCCATCGGTAGATGTGATCACTGGTTTAATCAAAGCGAACATTCCAACTCGTATTGCTTTTACGGTATCAAGTAAAATTGATTCGCGCACCATTTTAGATCAGATGGGTGCCGAATCGTTGCTCGGTATGGGCGATATGCTGTATTTAGCACCGAATAGTTCTATTCCAATTCGTGTTCACGGGGCGTTTGTCCGTGATGAAGAAGTACACGCAGTGGTACAAGATTGGAAAGCGCGCGGTACACCAAAATACATTGAAAACGTTACCGTCGCAACCGATGATGGTGAAAACGGAGGAGCGGATCTGTTTCAGGAAGAGCTTGATCCATTATTTGACCAAGTGGTAGCCTTTGTCGTTGAAACACGAAGAGCGTCTATATCTAGTGTACAACGAAAATTCCGTATTGGTTACAATAGAGCAGCCCGAATTGTGGAACAAATGGAAGTTGAAGGTATCATTAGTGCTCCTAGCCACAATGGAAATCGTGAAGTTCTTGCTGCATCACCACACAATAATTATTGATTTTGTAAATAAAACATCCGCCAACCCTTTGCTTGAATGAGTTGGCGATCTGAAAATATGGCATCACAAAAAAATGATTTTATATCATCGCCTATAGGTAACCATTGATAATGAGTGATTATTCACAGCAAATAGCACTATTAGAACATGAATTAAACAGTGATAACAATCAATCTGTACCCGCACAATTAGCGACAAAAGCATTAATAAAAGAGATCTGTTTATCGCCTAAACCTGGATTGGTTGATATGAATAACAACGGTGCACATCGTGATATGGACTTTCACACTTTTGTTCAAAGTATCAAAGCAATCTGCCCATGGTTTGAACATTTTTATCGTTATGGTCAAACATCTGCTTTGCAGAATAACCAACAATTTTTGGCAGGAATTAGACCGATTGGTATAGAGTGTGAGCAAGCAATGTACCAAGCGACGAATCAAGTCAACACACACAAAGGCGGTATTTTTGCTTTTGGGCTATTACTAGGTGCCATTGGCAAACTAGAACAACTAGGCTTAACAATCAATAAGCAAAATATTTGTCATGAAGTTTCAACCATTTGCCAAGGAATTGTTACCAACGAACTGAGACAAAATAACCAAACCACTTCAATAGGTGAAAAACTGTTTAAACTTCACAATCTGTCTGGAGCAAGAGGGGAAGCAGAATCAGGCTATGCAACGGTTCGTAACATCTCACTTCCTATCTATAAAACGATGAAAGATAGTGGTTACGATGAAGAAACCTGTTTACTGCAAGCAATGTTACATCTGCTTGCCTATAATCAAGATACTAATTTAGTGTCTAGAGGTGGCTTAGAAGGATTAACCTTTGCTCAACAAGAGGCGAAAAAACTCATTAAACTAGGTGGAATGACTCATGCCAATGTTTTTAAACTTTTAAATCAATTAGATGAAGAATTTATAAAACGCAACTTAAGTCCCGGTGGTACTGCTGATTTAATTGCTATTACTTGGTTTTTATCACAATATTAATTGAACAATGACAGCATTTTGGGCTAAATATCTGACTCTTTCTTAGCAGTACAAAAATATATTATGGGCATTTAGAGATATTTATCAATACTTTGATTTTATTGTTCTATTTGAATAATAGAAACAATAAAACATGGTACCCAAAATCGCTACAGTCGCTAGACTGCAATAAGCCGCCGTCATTGAATATAACAGACTAACATAAACATAACCTACCATGATTGGAAAACCGTCAATCCTAAAGCAAATATTATATGTGCCAAAAAAAGTACAAGACCAAAGTAATAAACACGACTTTTTGCACTGCTTCCATGAATTATAATTTTAATGCTTACGATCCTAGAAGTTAAAAATATAACGAAATAAAATAGTTAGCTTCAATTCAAATCAATCTTGTTTAACCTTTTAATCTGTGTTAGGTTGATGAAAGTTAACTCAATGGTAAAAAAGTATTATTAATAAAATTAATATGATCAACTATACATGATCATGATTGTTTCAATGTTAACAACAATTCTGGTCTGTTTGGTCTTTTTTCTACCAAAAATTAACCATTGTTAACATCAGGGAGAAAATAATGGATTATGAGAAAATTGCACAGCAAATATTACTGTTGGTTGGGAATAAGCAAAATATTATCAGTGTAAGCCATTGCTTGACTCGATTACGATTCCAATTAAACGATAATAATAAAGCGAATCATGAAAAATTATTACAAACGGAAGGCGTCATTTCAGTTGTAAAAAGTAATGGGCAATATCAGGTGGTAATGGGAAATAAAGTCAGTAAAATTTATGAGGCACTTTTACCACTTATAGGTGAAGAAATCTCAATAAAACAAGAACAACCCAAAGTATCAATTGGCATTAGAATACTCAATGCTTTTGCCGCCATTTTCACCCCAATTATTCCAGCAATAGCTGCATCGGGTATGCTAAAAGGTATCTTAGCAATTGCGGTTATTATTGCTAATTACTATTCAACGGACATTAAAACTTATAATACTTATATTATTTTACATGCAGCATCTGATGCTGTATTTTACTTTATGCCAATAATTCTAGGTTATACCGCAGCTAAAGTATTTAAAGCCCATCAATTCATCTCAATGATTATTGGCGCAACGCTATGTTATCCCACGATTGTGACGTTAATGACAAGTAAAAGTGAGGTCACCTTTTTTGCGATTGAACTGACTAAAGCCAACTATACATCCAGTGTCATTCCAATTATTATTACTGTTTTTATTTTAAGTTATGTACAAAAATTTTTAGAAAATATCATTCCTGAAGTCTTAAAAATAATCATGGTACCCACATTTTCACTACTCATCATGATCCCTACTACGTTACTTGTTTTCGGTCCAATTGGAATTTATATTGGTGAATTTATAAACTGGATCTATTACTACATCATGGGTTTTAGTCCTATCTTATTAGGTGCCTTTATTGGTGGCGTATGGTGTATTTTAGTGATATTTGGCGCTCACCGTGCGATTGTGCCAATTGGTATCAATGATGTAGCACAAACAGGAAGGCAAAATCTTCTTGCATTTGCAGGTGCGGCTAATTTTGCGCAAGCAGGTGCCGCTATTGGAGTATTTTTTAAAACTAAAAATAAAAATTTGAAAACAGTGGCTGCCTCAGCAACAGTTACTGCTCTGTTTGGCATTACTGAACCCGCTATTTATGGGGCGAACTTAAGATTAAAAAGACCGATGATCTGTGCCGTGATTTGTGGTGCAATCGCAGGTGGATTGATGGGTTGGGGAGGTGCTTATGGTAATGCTTTTGCTAACCAAGGGATATTAACAATACCTGTTTATGCACAAGCAGGTACAAAAGCTTTCTTATGTTATTTAATTGGTATTGGTTTTGCTTTTTTTGGTTCATGCATTATGACGATGATTGTTGGATTTAATGATATAGCAAATGAAGAAGCATCAAAGACAATTGAAACATCATCACAAACCCAATTAACATCGGATACCGCTATTGTGTCTCCTGTTGCTGGTGATGTGATTGCTTTAAATTGTGTTAAAGATGAAGCATTTGCCTCAGGAGCAATGGGAAAAGGAATCGCAGTTTATCCTAATATTGGTGAAATCATTGCACCAGAAGACTGCACTGTTACAGCGCTCTTCCCTACTTTACATGCTATGGGTCTAAAATTGGATAATGGTATTGAACTGCTAATTCATATTGGCATAGATACGGTTAACTTACAAGGTAAATACTTCCAGTCTTATGTCCACGCTGGTCAACATATTACTAAAGGAACCAAATTAGTTTCATTTGATATTGACAAAATAAAACCGGAATTTGATTTAACCACTTCAATTATTGTGGTTAATTCCGATCAATATAAAAATATAAAAGATTGTCAACAATCTCAAGTAAGTATTACAGACAATTTATTCGTTATTCAAGTTTAGAGGTTTAGATATGAAAGCTTTTGCAAAGGATTTCTGGTGGGGAGCATCTTCGTCAGCTTTTCAAATAGAAGGAGGATGGGATGAGGATGGAAAAGGAATGACCGTTGCTGATTATAATTCATTTCAACGCTCCGCCACACAAGCAGACAGTAAAGTTGCCAGTGATTTTTATCATCATGTCGAAAGTGATATTGCTTTATTTAAAGAATTAGGATTAAAAACCTATCGCTTTTCACTATCTTGGGCAAGAATTATTCCTGATGGCGAAGGTGAAATAAATCAAGCAGGAATTGATTTTTACAATCGAGTCATTAACGAATTACTTAAAAACAATATTGTACCTTTTATAACGCTTTATCACTTTGACTTACCTTTTGCCTTAGTTGATAAATACAATGGTTGGCAAGATCGTCGTTCAGTGAATGCATTTAGACGCTATGCTCAAGTGTGTTATAAAGCATTTGGCGATCGAGTCAAACACTGGCAGATTAATAATGAACAAAATCTGATGATTCGTGTAAATGAAAGAATGAATATGTATAACGTTGCACCACAAAATATTGAAAAAGTTCGTGCACAAATGGATTATCATATGTTTGTTGCACATGCAATGGCAACCAATGATTGTCATAAATTAATTTCTGACAGTAAAGTCGGTCCTGCGGTTTCATCCACGATGACTTATCCGGCAAGTAACAAACCCATGGATGTATGGGCTGCAAAAATGAACGATAATTTCAAAACTCATTATGCGCTTGAAATGTACTGTTTTGGTGATTATCCTGGCTATTATAAAAACTATCTAACCCGCTGTAGAATCTATCCTGATACTCATCCAGAAGATGCAGAAATATTAAAACAAGCAAAACCCGATTTTATTGCCGTAAATTATTATCGAACTTTAGTTGCCAGTTATTTACCTGAGGATGATGCGCATCCATTTGGCACGAAAGAAAAAGATATCGATTTTGACCTTTATGGTTATTTTAAAATCGAGAAAAACCCAAATTTAATCGCATCAACTTATGGTGCTCAAATTGACCCTATGGGACTACGTCTTGTACTAAATGAATATTATCGAAAATATCGTTTACCATTAATCATCACTGAGAATGGTTTAGGCACCCCAGATACGTTAACCGCTGACAATAAGATACATGATGATTATCGCATCGATTATTTAAAATCCCATATTTTAGCTTGTCATGATGCAATTGAGGATGGAGTTGAATTATTTGGATATTGTCCATGGTCAATAATTGATTTATTGAGTTCACATCAAGGTTTTAAAAAACGTTATGGCTTCGTTTATGTCGATCGGGATGACCATGATTTAAAAACGCTTAACCGAATTAAAAAAGATAGCTTTTATTGGTATCAGCAAGTGATCAAAGATAGTGGAATTAAAGAATAATGAAAAAAACATTTAGATGGGCTTTTAATAGCCCATCATAACTAATATTAAGTATTATCATTCATTTACTAAATAGGTCACTGTATGCGCTTCCATCGGTAATGGTGCTTATCGTATTATAAAACATTTGTGTTTTATTCATTTGGTAAGCTTATTTCATTATTTGCTATAATAATTATTTTGTTATAGACATACATTTACTTCTAATATTTGATACTCAATTGAAACTCTCCAACCGTTGGATTTATTCAATTTAGCATCAAATATTTAATGGCTAAAATAACGAATAAGCATATTTAAATCATCATAAACTATATAAAATCGGATCAACATATTAACTATGCACAAACCATTACTTTCCTAATCGTTTATAAAGTCTTTCAGGACGCCCTATTTTCCCGTGATTGAGTTCAACTACCAATAATTTAGTTTGGACACAATATTCTAAATATCGTCTGGCTGTAGTTTTACTAATATTTGCTTTTTCGACTATTTGATCTACCGTTTGTGGTTCGTCTATCTTCATAAATAGATCTTTAACTTTTTGTAAAGTAATCTCTTCAATCCCTTTAGAGTGACGATTGATATCAACAAAATCCTTAGTTTGCAAATTAAACAATTCATCAATACGCCTTTGATTGACATGTTTTTGTAAACTTTGACGGTATAAAAAAAGCTCAAAACGCTCAAGTGAATGTTTTAATCGTTGATAAGATACCGGTTTAATTAAATAATCAAAAGCACCAAAACGTATAGCTTTACTGCACGTATCCATATCACTTGCAGCAGTGATAAAAATAACATAACAGTCTAGTTGGTTATTAATAATATACTCAAATAATTCAATACCTTTACCATCGGGCAGATAATTATCTAGTAAAATTAATGTTGGTTTTAACTTTTCAACCATTATTTTAGCTTCATCTAAATTTGACGCAATCCCAACGACTTTTACTTTGGTATCCCTCTGAATAAATTCAGCGTTTAATTCTGCTAAAATAGGTTCATCTTCAACAATAAGAACTTTTATGGCCTCTTCTTTATATTCGTTAAGCTCACTCATGCATTTACCTCTTTTTTATTATTTAGGTATAAAAACTGAAAAAATTGTGCCATATGGTGTATTGTCTTCAAATGTAATATAACCATTAGCCTTTTTTATGTAGGTTGAAACAAGATGCAAACCGATACCATGCTCTTTAGCATCTTGAGAGGTTACGCCTGGTTCGAATATTGATTCTCGAATACTTGCATCTATACCACATCCTTGATCACTCACTTCTAATACAATTTCATCCGTTGCATCACTTAGATACAAATAAATCGTTTTATCACCCTGATTATTTTTCAAACACGCATTAAAAGCGTTATCAAGTAAATTACCTAGCACTGACATAAACTCGGTTTCAGTGATCAATACAGGTAATGCACTTAATTGACATGCAGGGTCAAAAATTAAATTCAAGCCAATTTCATGTGACTTTGAATATTTACCAATTAATAATCCACAAACCGCCGGTATTTTGAAATGTTCAGAAATAAAATCTAAACAGTTTTGATTATCCGCCGAATGTAAAGTAATAAAGGATTGCGCTTCTTCATAACGTTTCATATAAATGAGTCCCGATAAAGTCGCCATCCAATTAAGGTGTTCATGCCGTAAAGCCCGCAAATTATCAATATATTGAGTAACCTGAGTCAATTTCATACTTAATAAATTGATATCATCATAATTGCGAAAAGTGATCACCCAACCTTGAATTTGATCATCCACAATCACACGAATTCGATTAGCAATGACAATAATATTATTAAAGTAACAAATATAATCATGCACATCTTTTGTCTGATTTTCATTGCCGTAAAGAAAATCAGTTGATTTGATAACATTGCGTAAATCATGGTTAAGCAAATCTTGATCACTCGCAATGATGTCTAACATATTGCGAGCTGATTGATTAATATTGATAATTTTATAATTAAGATCAATGGCGATGATCCCTTCAAAAATAGATTCCATTATTGACTTTTGGCTTTTAACCAGTAAGGCAATCTCTTTAGGCTCTAAATTAAACATCTGTTTTTTAACTGCTTTTGAAAAAAAGAACGAAAAAACAAACAATGCAAAAAAGAGTAAGGAACAAAAAATGATGATGGGTATAAATTGGTTAATATGTAATACATATATATCATCAATCATATAACCAACAGATATAATCCCTATTATTTTACCTTGATCCATAATAGGAGCTTTACCTCGAAGTGCTAAACCTAACGAGCCTTCGCTAATAGTAACACTGCTCTTTCCTCTTAAT encodes:
- a CDS encoding DNA translocase FtsK 4TM domain-containing protein, encoding MKKSKTTRKQIITQFILLAIIGLSVGLFLSLFSYNPSDPGWSRTAWHYPISNYCGFIGAYVSDILFQFLGFIAFTIPFISIFFSSQLVIYYYRNANAPINYFSLSFRIIGILAFIFSSTGFFALNIRDAEQFNAGGYLGAIVIESLLPVMNTLTISLVLLITSLACITLLTGLSWFYLMEKLGALVMLLITPFSKLILSRKTNPIINTHQQTDTEPSIVDKEQEPKFTMPLDCDTVKTEIAPSTSIIASEENINDEINTDKAEQNIESNIHKDNEAFIKTAEQLLQELEKTTMDQNDLSNQDTRDESKKNIDSNDILARMEVILKNMNERKTSPDTQSDKSEEVKALEENKYTISDAPSKPLFTVGYDSHKTELNQEIKINPFEPISEITPPKTDFSTIIEVDNDHEKPKEEVVERQQPYDVDIESLKKVNPVIDDIYLDEQEIEEIPQHSTVEVEQVKEEKEKKNDNENEKEEESLIHPLLRRDNKPLPKPTTPLPSLNLLTAPPTTRIEIDHSALNATANLLEKSLSDYRVKAKVVDYLPGPVITRFEIELAPGIKAARISTLDRDLARSLSMPSVRVVEVIPGKPYVGIELPNKNRQTVYFRDVLDSPQFRNAQSPLTVVLGKDIAGQSVVADLAKMPHLLVAGTTGSGKSVGVNAMILSILYKSKPEDVRFIMIDPKMLELSIYEGIPHLLTQVVTDMKDAANALNWCVNEMERRYRLMAALGVRNIAGYNDKIKQAENMGRPIPDPLWKPTDSMDLEMPTLEKLPYIVVMVDEFADLIMAVGKKVEELIARLAQKARAAGIHLVLATQRPSVDVITGLIKANIPTRIAFTVSSKIDSRTILDQMGAESLLGMGDMLYLAPNSSIPIRVHGAFVRDEEVHAVVQDWKARGTPKYIENVTVATDDGENGGADLFQEELDPLFDQVVAFVVETRRASISSVQRKFRIGYNRAARIVEQMEVEGIISAPSHNGNREVLAASPHNNY
- a CDS encoding ATP-binding protein, whose translation is MRKKVQLSFATKLFLSLLLFSLIMLALLQSYIWNATKTTLYKSLGEKAQIQAKELSVIPSLIKYVKEKDTVELANLVNDIFEQSDASYIVIGDEQAYRLYHTSNNKLYSPMVGGDNKEVLRGKSSVTISEGSLGLALRGKAPIMDQGKIIGIISVGYMIDDIYVLHINQFIPIIIFCSLLFFALFVFSFFFSKAVKKQMFNLEPKEIALLVKSQKSIMESIFEGIIAIDLNYKIININQSARNMLDIIASDQDLLNHDLRNVIKSTDFLYGNENQTKDVHDYICYFNNIIVIANRIRVIVDDQIQGWVITFRNYDDINLLSMKLTQVTQYIDNLRALRHEHLNWMATLSGLIYMKRYEEAQSFITLHSADNQNCLDFISEHFKIPAVCGLLIGKYSKSHEIGLNLIFDPACQLSALPVLITETEFMSVLGNLLDNAFNACLKNNQGDKTIYLYLSDATDEIVLEVSDQGCGIDASIRESIFEPGVTSQDAKEHGIGLHLVSTYIKKANGYITFEDNTPYGTIFSVFIPK
- a CDS encoding beta-glucoside-specific PTS transporter subunit IIABC; this encodes MDYEKIAQQILLLVGNKQNIISVSHCLTRLRFQLNDNNKANHEKLLQTEGVISVVKSNGQYQVVMGNKVSKIYEALLPLIGEEISIKQEQPKVSIGIRILNAFAAIFTPIIPAIAASGMLKGILAIAVIIANYYSTDIKTYNTYIILHAASDAVFYFMPIILGYTAAKVFKAHQFISMIIGATLCYPTIVTLMTSKSEVTFFAIELTKANYTSSVIPIIITVFILSYVQKFLENIIPEVLKIIMVPTFSLLIMIPTTLLVFGPIGIYIGEFINWIYYYIMGFSPILLGAFIGGVWCILVIFGAHRAIVPIGINDVAQTGRQNLLAFAGAANFAQAGAAIGVFFKTKNKNLKTVAASATVTALFGITEPAIYGANLRLKRPMICAVICGAIAGGLMGWGGAYGNAFANQGILTIPVYAQAGTKAFLCYLIGIGFAFFGSCIMTMIVGFNDIANEEASKTIETSSQTQLTSDTAIVSPVAGDVIALNCVKDEAFASGAMGKGIAVYPNIGEIIAPEDCTVTALFPTLHAMGLKLDNGIELLIHIGIDTVNLQGKYFQSYVHAGQHITKGTKLVSFDIDKIKPEFDLTTSIIVVNSDQYKNIKDCQQSQVSITDNLFVIQV
- a CDS encoding response regulator encodes the protein MSELNEYKEEAIKVLIVEDEPILAELNAEFIQRDTKVKVVGIASNLDEAKIMVEKLKPTLILLDNYLPDGKGIELFEYIINNQLDCYVIFITAASDMDTCSKAIRFGAFDYLIKPVSYQRLKHSLERFELFLYRQSLQKHVNQRRIDELFNLQTKDFVDINRHSKGIEEITLQKVKDLFMKIDEPQTVDQIVEKANISKTTARRYLEYCVQTKLLVVELNHGKIGRPERLYKRLGK
- a CDS encoding glycoside hydrolase family 1 protein, which gives rise to MKAFAKDFWWGASSSAFQIEGGWDEDGKGMTVADYNSFQRSATQADSKVASDFYHHVESDIALFKELGLKTYRFSLSWARIIPDGEGEINQAGIDFYNRVINELLKNNIVPFITLYHFDLPFALVDKYNGWQDRRSVNAFRRYAQVCYKAFGDRVKHWQINNEQNLMIRVNERMNMYNVAPQNIEKVRAQMDYHMFVAHAMATNDCHKLISDSKVGPAVSSTMTYPASNKPMDVWAAKMNDNFKTHYALEMYCFGDYPGYYKNYLTRCRIYPDTHPEDAEILKQAKPDFIAVNYYRTLVASYLPEDDAHPFGTKEKDIDFDLYGYFKIEKNPNLIASTYGAQIDPMGLRLVLNEYYRKYRLPLIITENGLGTPDTLTADNKIHDDYRIDYLKSHILACHDAIEDGVELFGYCPWSIIDLLSSHQGFKKRYGFVYVDRDDHDLKTLNRIKKDSFYWYQQVIKDSGIKE
- the citG gene encoding triphosphoribosyl-dephospho-CoA synthase CitG; the encoded protein is MSDYSQQIALLEHELNSDNNQSVPAQLATKALIKEICLSPKPGLVDMNNNGAHRDMDFHTFVQSIKAICPWFEHFYRYGQTSALQNNQQFLAGIRPIGIECEQAMYQATNQVNTHKGGIFAFGLLLGAIGKLEQLGLTINKQNICHEVSTICQGIVTNELRQNNQTTSIGEKLFKLHNLSGARGEAESGYATVRNISLPIYKTMKDSGYDEETCLLQAMLHLLAYNQDTNLVSRGGLEGLTFAQQEAKKLIKLGGMTHANVFKLLNQLDEEFIKRNLSPGGTADLIAITWFLSQY